A segment of the Necator americanus strain Aroian chromosome IV, whole genome shotgun sequence genome:
TCTAGAAGGGCTGAAAACATTATgaaccataaaacaaaaagaacacaCTTCTTGGTGATAGCAGTGCGAGTGGTCTCGGTGCTGGTTGACCTCCAATAACACGCCAGGTAAGTCTTCGCATAGTACTCGGCATATCGTTTGCCCCAAACAATTCGACGTATCTGGAACAACAACTGTCCCTTCCGAGCTGCTCCTAACCTGCAAACACGCATACCTCTTCCCCATCATAGCCTTATTTCTGGTGAAGGCCTCGCGCGCCTCTGCAGTTGTGCCAAACTCGACCATTGCGTCCCCAGATGGACGTCGTTCATCGTTAAATCCCAACTTAACAGAGATGATCAGAACGATGCGGACATTTtgcaggataaaaaaaaagttgctgagaaatgaaaaaaaggctAACGCTGATTTCAAGACATCGAAGAGGAGCGAAGAACTGTTCGATCATGTAACAGTCAGCGTCGAACGGAAGTCCACGCATGAATATCTGAAAACAATGATCTGAAATATTGTTTGTATTTTATCACATCTAAATTCGAACCATATTGTCCTTACGCTCATTTTTAGATTTACATAAATAGTCAGACATTATCTACCCCTCGGCAGCGTAAAAAAGATAGGTCTACGTGATACTCAGACTTTTCTTactaacaaaaagaaagaatgcaATGCTGATTATTCTGTGGCGAAGTTTAATTTTCTCAAATCATCCAAGCTGTATCACTAACATATGCTTTTAATTCACAAAAACAAGCTAACAAACACAACAACGAACTAAtggttaaaattttttcttgctttggAACCTCAAcataaatttgtttgtttttttttactacaacgCATAACACAAACCTTTGTAGGTGGAGAAAAGTCATCATAATCATCGTATCTTCCATACCCACCACGTGGAATGTCATACGGAGCTGATCGCATGCCTCCACGAACCCCTCTCCTGTACAAAGCGATAAAAATTTCAGCATTTGGTAACAACTAGGTCGAAAATCAACACAAATACAGGGAAAGCAGAACAACTCACGGTGAATATTCATATCCTTTTGAGTCAAAAAGTGGGCGAATGTAGCCACTGTCGTAGCTGCGAGGGCGATTCCGCTCCATGTCATCGACAGTGGTTCGGAAAACTTCAATATACCTAGACAATCACGACTACTTCCACTggtaagaaacaaataaaacaagcaAGGAGCAAGAGCAAgagaaaaactggaagagGAAAACAGATGTatccataggtgcgataggggcgagccggaccctcctcaggtaaACGTGATCTAGCTCacggggtgcagctcaagtaaTAAGGATCCCTCCGCCGACCGTCCAAAAGAAAGCGGTCCCTTCGTCAAACATAAAAGTGCAAAGTggcggagcaccggctccgactatcgcatctatggatGTGCTATAAAGAAGACTTAACTGCaagtaagaaaatgaaagaacaacaagaaaaagaaatcaacagTGATGAATAACTTTATGAGAGAACTAGGAAAAATTCGGAGTCATCATATAAAAGCCAAAAAACTAAGCATAAATCTAGAGCCCACTGCTCCCACCTGCTTCCCATATGTTGCTTGTTGAAATCGAGTGCTTTGGAGGCTTCATCCCTGCTGGCGAGACGTACGAAAGCTTCCCCGCTAGGCCGCCCTCCCGTACGCCCGAATACCACCTCTTCACAGTTTAGCCCTGACACACAACCACCGCTTAACTTTAAGCGATTCCCTCAAACTATATTAGGCAATAACGTAAAAACGTGCAATACCAGACCTTTTAAGTTATacaaagtaaaaattaatttattgataTCAAAAACCAGGCTCATGATTTGAGTCTCGAAATGGCTATCAAACTTCAGGCTTTAGTGTTGAGGAACCATGGGAAAAGACACCGCCATGTCCCGATACCCGCAACACCGAGTCCCTACTTCAGAAGTATAGTCAAAATTCCGAATGAAAACTTTAGCTCTGAAGCATTAACGGTGATTCCACGCATAAGTTCCACCTAcctttgaagaaattcttaACATCCTGAACTGTAGCAGAGAAAGGAAGGCCACGCAATCGAATCACTTTACCCTCGTCCGTTACAAGTCCAGCACGTTTAAGATTAGTGAGTTCATCGATGGATACagtgaaaactgaaaatagcGTAGTGAGGAATCAGATGATGTGAGGTGTGTCATGCTAGTTATGTGGATCGAACGGGGACCAAAATGGTAGATGGGACACAACAAACAAAGATCAAAGACCTCGAGGCAGAAACTCCCAGCTCAAATCCATTTGTTGCTGTTATATAAAGATGAACTACACTACCACTACTGAGAAATTCTCAGTTAGGAACAGCAAACtgaaaaactgctgaaaaagCGTGATGAAATAGGAGAATAGAAGAGATGTGGAGATTGAGACTGATTTaattaaaaagagaagaaacccaACCACACCACTTTAACCCATTGGGAAGTAGTAATTACTCTAAGCCCACCAGAGCAGAAACCAAAGCAGAAAAGTCGAAACTTTCagacaaaaattttctgcatAAGATTTTTGAACAGCGAACTTGTAAAGGCTGCACCAGAACAAGTAAGACGAGTACTGATCTATTCTGCAATTTCAGAAGTAAGGACTCCAAAGTGTGGTGAACTCGTCATTTCAAAGGAGAGATACCGTTAGTCAGTTGAATACTTTAATCGGCAGCCAGAGACATGAAACGGCAACAGATGATGGCGATTCAAAGTGAAAACGTGCTCACTTTCGATATATCTGCCCTCCATTTCCTTGCAGTGAAAGTCTAGCGCCTTTAGCACGTCTTGCTTGGTCGGTAACTCACAGTAACACTCCCCACTTGGGCGACCATTGTACGAAGAGCTCATTGTAATCGTAGTGACCGGAATACCTAATGAAAGCcaagtttagaagaaaaagcataCCTTTCGTCCAAAGTACGATGCTTACCATCAAGAAACGCTCGGATATCACTTTCTTTTGACGAATACGGTAAGCCGCGGAGACGAACATAAGTGGTTTGCGGCATTTTATGTTTGGTGTCATTGTTTTCTTGGCTATCGCTTTGTTCTTGtggtttctcttcttctttaacctcattgttttcttccatGCTGACCATCCGCGTACTATTCAGAAGTCGGAATTGTAATGGCaccctgaaaagaaaatgaacgagATGTGCTCAGTGGAAGATAAGGGATACTCTGAGTGGAGTACGAAAGCAGCACGAAAGATACGTATTCAATAGATCGGCAGTTAATCCAGATCGCTGTGAAGATGGAGTTTGAGGATTTTCTGAATGTAAGTTGCAGCTTCAGAATACGTGGAATAGCTGTGAAGAACTTACAGAATGTAGGAGCCAGAATTTATGTGGCAGAAAAGATGGAAACAGACCAGATCTGATGAATGCACGAATAATATCGAGATGTCTATACATTAGAGAGGCATCTCTGTATCTTATcaacaaaacaaagcaaatgAACACACAAGAACTAACAAGGCAGAGAATGCGGGACATGAGGGAGCGGAAAGGATGAGGAAACGACGAGAATGCTT
Coding sequences within it:
- a CDS encoding hypothetical protein (NECATOR_CHRIV.G16172.T1) — its product is MVSMEENNEVKEEEKPQEQSDSQENNDTKHKMPQTTYVRLRGLPYSSKESDIRAFLDGIPVTTITMSSSYNGRPSGECYCELPTKQDVLKALDFHCKEMEGRYIEIFTVSIDELTNLKRAGLVTDEGKVIRLRGLPFSATVQDVKNFFKGLNCEEVVFGRTGGRPSGEAFVRLASRDEASKALDFNKQHMGSRYIEVFRTTVDDMERNRPRSYDSGYIRPLFDSKGYEYSPRGVRGGMRSAPYDIPRGGYGRYDDYDDFSPPTKIFMRGLPFDADCYMIEQFFAPLRCLEISLGFNDERRPSGDAMVEFGTTAEAREAFTRNKAMMGKRYVELFGANDMPSTMRRLTWRVIGGQPAPRPLALLSPRSGYDSPYGGSYGGGYGGGYSGRGGYEPAAPGPFRSYGSSSIMGGGGGMGRSSRSGRRSGGW
- a CDS encoding hypothetical protein (NECATOR_CHRIV.G16172.T2), which translates into the protein MEENNEVKEEEKPQEQSDSQENNDTKHKMPQTTYVRLRGLPYSSKESDIRAFLDGIPVTTITMSSSYNGRPSGECYCELPTKQDVLKALDFHCKEMEGRYIEIFTVSIDELTNLKRAGLVTDEGKVIRLRGLPFSATVQDVKNFFKGLNCEEVVFGRTGGRPSGEAFVRLASRDEASKALDFNKQHMGSRYIEVFRTTVDDMERNRPRSYDSGYIRPLFDSKGYEYSPRGVRGGMRSAPYDIPRGGYGRYDDYDDFSPPTKIFMRGLPFDADCYMIEQFFAPLRCLEISLGFNDERRPSGDAMVEFGTTAEAREAFTRNKAMMGKRYVELFGANDMPSTMRRLTWRVIGGQPAPRPLALLSPRSGYDSPYGGSYGGGYGGGYSGRGGYEPAAPGPFRSYGSSSIMGGGGGMGRSSRSGRRSGGW